In Gossypium arboreum isolate Shixiya-1 chromosome 5, ASM2569848v2, whole genome shotgun sequence, a single genomic region encodes these proteins:
- the LOC108450339 gene encoding lamin-like protein has protein sequence MLVSTSGLLLPVCLFLLIFGTVTATDHIVGANKGWNPGINYTLWANNQTFYVGDFISFRYQKTQYNVFEVNQTGYDNCTTEGAVGNWSSGKDFIPLNESKRYYFICGNGQCFNGMKVSVVVHPLPSPTASPAASHSSNSSNAAGLVILPRGITGFRTLVVALASIWFGSGWV, from the exons ATGTTGGTCTCAACCTCAGGCCTGCTCCTCCCGGTGTGCTTGTTTCTTCTAATATTTGGCACTGTCACCGCTACTGACCACATTGTGGGTGCTAACAAAGGCTGGAACCCTGGCATCAACTACACCCTTTGGGCCAACAATCAGACCTTCTACGTCGGAGACTTCATCT CGTTTAGGTACCAAAAGACACAATACAATGTGTTTGAAGTGAACCAAACTGGGTATGACAACTGCACAACGGAAGGAGCAGTAGGGAACTGGAGCAGCGGCAAGGATTTTATACCTCTCAACGAGTCCAAGAGATACTACTTCATTTGTGGCAATGGGCAGTGCTTCAACGGCATGAAGGTTTCAGTCGTTGTTCATCCCCTGCCTTCGCCCACTGCCTCACCCGCTGCCTCCCATTCATCAAACAGCTCCAACGCCGCTGGACTGGTAATTTTGCCAAGGGGTATAACTGGTTTCAGAACTTTGGTTGTTGCCTTAGCTTCTATTTGGTTTGGATCTGGGTGGGTTTAG
- the LOC108450290 gene encoding putative receptor-like protein kinase At1g80870, producing MPSRPLPPGPNLPRPSFLNKTRVIFLVLTISSSAVILFTIIYFLYHLWNSLSNRARTIPFDSSAPLKLQRFCYKELKNATNDFDDANIIGKGGSGTVFRGIVRDGKLFAVKRLDTLSLQAEREFQNELQILGELRSPFLVTLLGYCVEKNKRLLVYEYMPNKSLQESLFGDGHLSMNWQRRFDVILDVAKALEFLHFGCDPPVIHGDIKPSNVLLDCDYKAKISDFGLSRIKVEGEFGLDLFSQDLGRSQELSGTLGGTTGEHTPAIGTPVESNNTEVDFALALQASSSSKNSKKCYNVRALSLNSLNYNANLASESDCKGGVNGKGKEVTCVDDWNTKFVPYDDEFCNIDHSKELNSSANLGADEVAVAMPTSVKQWGKDWWWRQDGSGELCSKDYVMEWIGSQICPSNPDWGDDKKPSPEKIELDNSTQLDKPEDVNEPQVQGLGFDALDKGFEKEEPKQKGRKNRKKTNRKMQEWWKDDHLGEVSKKDSKLKQLKTKWKKGFKMPHFDLGRRFYFCRSKKFGEPNQDDCDANGEFSFRRGWRRKNNNSIGSDMWSGDLFSRELSSTTSMRGTLCYVAPEYGGCGYLMEKADIYSLGVLILVIVSGRRPLHVLASPMRLEKANLISWCRQLAQSGNILELVDERLKDEYNKEQASLCINLALSCLQKMPELRPDIVEIVKILKGDMDLPPVPIEFSPSPPSKLYNRSRRKQKANAD from the coding sequence atGCCTTCTAGGCCTTTACCTCCAGGTCCAAACTTGCCAAGACCAAGTTTCCTCAACAAGACAAGAGTTATCTTCTTGGTCTTAACCATCTCATCTTCAGCTGTTATTCTCTTCACTATAATTTACTTCCTTTATCATCTTTGGAACTCTCTTTCGAACCGAGCTAGAACCATCCCTTTTGACTCCAGTGCTCCTCTTAAGCTCCAAAGGTTTTGTTACAAAGAGTTGAAGAATGCAACCAATGATTTCGATGATGCAAATATCATAGGAAAAGGTGGCTCAGGTACCGTCTTTCGTGGCATTGTGAGAGATGGTAAATTGTTTGCAGTCAAAAGGCTTGATACGCTTTCTTTGCAAGCCGAGAGAGAATTTCAAAACGAGTTGCAGATTCTTGGTGAGTTAAGATCACCCTTTTTGGTTACCCTCTTGGGGTACTGTGTCGAGAAAAACAAGCGTTTGCTTGTTTACGAGTATATGCCCAATAAAAGCTTGCAAGAGTCACTTTTCGGAGATGGTCATCTGAGCATGAATTGGCAAAGAAGGTTTGATGTCATCCTGGATGTGGCTAAAGCGCTCGAGTTTCTTCACTTCGGTTGTGATCCACCCGTGATTCATGGAGATATCAAGCCTAGCAATGTGTTGCTGGATTGTGATTATAAAGCAAAGATTTCGGATTTTGGACTGTCGAGAATAAAGGTGGAGGGTGAATTTGGTTTGGATTTGTTCAGTCAAGATTTGGGGAGGAGCCAAGAGTTGTCTGGGACTTTGGGAGGAACTACTGGTGAACATACTCCTGCTATTGGAACTCCAGTGGAGAGTAACAACACTGAGGTAGACTTCGCACTTGCCTTACaagcttcttcttcttcaaaaaacAGTAAGAAATGTTATAATGTTAGGGCTCTGAGTTTAAATTCTTTGAATTATAATGCTAACTTAGCCAGTGAGAGTGATTGTAAGGGTGGGGTTAATGGGAAAGGGAAGGAGGTTACTTGTGTGGATGATTGGAACACCAAGTTTGTGCCTTATGATGATGAGTTCTGTAATATTGATCATAGTAAGGAATTGAATTCTAGTGCAAATTTGGGCGCTGACGAGGTAGCGGTGGCGATGCCGACGAGTGTGAAGCAATGGGGAAAGGATTGGTGGTGGAGGCAGGATGGTAGTGGTGAATTGTGCAGTAAAGATTATGTAATGGAATGGATTGGGAGCCAAATATGTCCATCAAATCCTGATTGGGGTGATGACAAAAAGCCAAGTCCCGAGAAAATTGAGCTGGACAATTCAACTCAGTTGGATAAGCCTGAAGATGTTAATGAACCCCAGGTGCAAGGACTAGGCTTTGATGCTTTGGATAAGGGTTTCGAGAAGGAAGAACCGAAACAGAAAGGCAGGAAAAACCGAAAAAAGACCAACAGGAAGATGCAAGAATGGTGGAAAGATGATCATTTGGGTGAGGTAAGCAAAAAGGATAGTAAGCTGAAGCAGCTCAAGACGAAGTGGAAGAAAGGGTTTAAAATGCCACATTTTGATCTAGGGAGACGGTTTTATTTTTGCAGGAGCAAGAAGTTCGGGGAACCGAATCAAGATGACTGTGATGCGAATGGAGAATTCAGTTTTAGAAGGGGATGGAGGAGAAAGAACAACAATTCGATCGGAAGTGACATGTGGAGCGGGGATCTTTTCAGTCGGGAGCTAAGCAGCACGACGAGCATGAGAGGGACTTTGTGTTATGTTGCGCCTGAGTACGGTGGATGTGGCTACTTGATGGAGAAAGCCGATATTTACAGTTTAGGAGTTTTGATCCTTGTGATTGTGTCTGGTAGGAGACCATTGCATGTGCTTGCTTCGCCTATGAGGCTCGAAAAGGCAAACTTAATAAGCTGGTGTAGGCAATTAGCACAATCCGGAAACATATTGGAACTGGTAGATGAGAGATTGAAAGACGAGTACAACAAGGAACAAGCTAGCTTGTGCATAAATTTAGCACTTAGTTGCCTGCAGAAAATGCCCGAGTTGCGGCCGGATATCGTGGAGATTGTAAAGATCTTGAAAGGGGACATGGATCTCCCACCAGTTCCCATCGAGTTTTCTCCGTCTCCACCTTCTAAATTGTACAACAGATCAAGGAGAAAACAGAAGGCCAATGCAGATTAG